A window of Macrotis lagotis isolate mMagLag1 chromosome 1, bilby.v1.9.chrom.fasta, whole genome shotgun sequence genomic DNA:
GTTTTCAAAAGTGGTTTTCCAttcattctcttatttgatcttGAGTGGGAAAGAGGCAGGTTAAGGCTTATTACGATCATCCCTGTTTTACCAAAAGTGAGACCCAAAGAGGAGAATTCTTTCAGTTCAGtgtataaaagtaaaaaaaaaatgcctaagAATTTTTCATGTTCCATAGTGGAATAGAGATAGTAAGTTTCCTATCAAAGATTTCAAGTAGAGGTTACATAACTCGTTGAGGATTTAAAGGGATTTTATGCTTGGATAGGAATTTTAACTACGCTAAtgccttccaattctgaaatccTGTGATTGTGTGTGAATAATTTGCCCAATGtgggaaaaaaatccatattcTACATTTTGaatagctagatggcacattggatagagtactggacctgaagtgtgagcctgggcaaatcacctaaccctgtttgcctcagttttcccattggtgaaatgagctggggaaggagatggtaaaccatttcagcatctctgccaagaaaacctcaaatgtggtCTTGAAGAATAGAATGTGATGGAACAACACCAATATATTTTGGGCATAATCCTAACAGAGGCAACTTTATTAATGAAATACTAATTCAAGGTATCTCTGCTTagggaaaaaatttacaaaggAATGGAAATTCATCCTATCTGTTAAAATCTCTTGAttcctttccagatttcttcctctctcctccttgtCCCCTACACATACCAGGCCATTGAATGACACTAAACTTCTTGATGTTCTTCAAACAAAACACTCTATCTGACTttaggcattttcactggctgacCCCTAGATCtgaaattttctccttcatttctgtGTCTTtggtttccctcaatttctttaagTCCCAGCTGAAATCCTACCTCCTGATTCCACCTTAAtttctttcctctgttgattatcttcaGATTATCCTTCCTACATCTTTCCTACATCTTCCTATATCCTTCCTATATCTAATTGTTATCAGTGGACTATGGCTGCCTTGAGAGCAGggatcattccttttttttttctgtgtatccCCAAGGGTTTGTAAGGTTTAtaaggtttgttgttgttgttcattcatttcagtcatgtcccactctttgtgattccatttgagattttcttggcaaggttactagagttgtttgctatttccttctgcagctcattttacagataagaaaactgaggtaaagagggttagatgacttgctcaagatcacacagcagaGATCTTcctccaggcccagggctctatccatcatattatctagctgccccccccccccatactgaCTAAACTTTAAGGGTTCTATAGTGCCCTTCTTCTGCcaccttcatgaccattggaaaaaattattcttatcctctcattccaccaggggaaatcttcacatgcttggggtaggcatcaccctaactcactgatggacTTGAGGCCTCTTGGTTATACTGAACCTAGTTTAGCTTATCTGCCCAGATGGTTTTACTGGAATATGACCATTATACATACTACAACTTCTTTGAGGCTTTGAGTGAATTGGGTCAACCAGGTGGATACCAGGTGGGTGAGCAGCCCTGGAAAGGACTTGGCAAGCCTTCACACCAAGGTACTAATCCTCCTTGAATACCCTATATATCCCTataatatgtatctatatctatattattacatgtacatatatgtatataatgtataacCTAAAGAGGGATTTGCAAAAATGAATTCATGATAGTTCATTTAGAATACTTCTGTTTAAAGGTCACATTGTGAATCAGTGACAAAACTGGGCCTACCACTCAGATCTCTTGCCAATATGTTTTTTAATAAACTGGTCTCCACCCATACCCGagtccttcttttttcttttccttctggtcTTTAAGTCCCACTTAATGGCAAGAAGATTGGGCCTTAGAAGATTACAAGAGCCTAAATTTCAAAGAAGAGATTCTTGGAGACCAtctagtcccttcattttacagaaacagaaatagaattcCAGAGAAGTTGTAACAAGGCTATCTATCAGGGGTAGACAGTACTCTGAAGTACAATGTTGTGATTCTGTTGTCTTTTCTGTGTGTGCACATGTGACTCCTGATTGAGCTACTTCTGAGACAGTGATGATGGCTATGCCAAGTATAAAggaaatatgagttcaaatagtTTTAGGACTTCAAGAGAGGTATTGGAGAGAGGGAAGTATGAACTTTAGAACAGGAGACAAGAAATCTCCATGAAACTACATAGTCTCAAAAATGAACTTGATTCCCAGGTCTTCTAACCTAGAGAGCccatttattcaaaattattctaTTGTCTACTCTATTATGTatattttctccagtttttctGTTAACTGTTTATTTTGATAAAGAAGctaactaggggcggctaggtggcccagtggataaagcaggagtaccaggagtacctgggttcaaatccgatttcagacacttaataattacctagctgtgtggccttgggcaagcctcttaaccccatttgccttgcaaaaaaaaaaaaacaactaaaaaaaaaagaagctaactGATAGTCTTGTGTAATCAGTTTGGTGGGAAGGAGCTATATTTGGCAATAAGCTCAGCATTACACTCCCCTTGAGAGTAATCAAGAAAGAGGCTTTTATTCTGAATCCTAAAATATCATGCCCCTAGATTACCAATATTTGAAGGGTGGGAGATGACAATTATAACCCTTTGGAGATAGATAAGAAAGGGAGCAAACCCTCAGATATATCCTTATGTTCCCCACAAAGTTGTACATCTTGTCTCTCCAAGGATATAGATGGCTAGATTTCAGatcagaggagaaagggaagaaaataagtatttaaatagTGCCTACTCCAttccaggaactgtgctaagtgctttttacaaattttatttcattatttttctcacaACTCCAGGAGGTCAGTAtagttattatcctcattttacacttgaggaaaatgaggcaaacagagcttaaatgactttcaGGGTTACACAGACATTAGTCAATGCCTGGGGCCACATTTGGCAGACCAAGAACTATATCTATACCATATGTAAGCAGGTCCatatctatattagattgccCACATACATATCTTacagagataaaatgaaatacccaaagtcacacaagtgtAAACAACAGAGCTctaacttttttttgtcttttggcaAGGAAATCGTTGTTAagttacccagagtcacataactaggaagtatcaaaagtctgaagctggatttgatcttcagcctcctgactccagagtcagaactctatctacttatgccacctagctgccccaatcacaTGATTTTTGGACACCCTGATACATTAAGTTGTTAAGCTAGAGCTTTGGAATGTTTGTCAGGTATATCATTTTCCCAAGGAcactaaggttttgttttctttatctggGTATAGCTTTTGGAGGACAGGTAAATGACCACTGAATAGCAGAATCTGGTTTTAGGAGAGTAGATAGCATAAAAAAACAACAGTGTATTTCTGTCTATACCTTCCTCTGCACTTCTCCCCTTTCCTAACTCACTAGAACAGAGGAGATTTCAGAGATCTGGGAATTCAAATAACAAATAACTCTTGAGTTCCTAACTCTGATATAGTAGGAATAAAACTGGATCTGACTCAGAGAgacataaaatagaatttttgaacTTTCTACTTATTACTTGTGTATCCTTAGGAAAGTCCTTCAACCTCTTTGAAGCTCAGTTTCACAATATGAGTGAGCTGGGAAACTCACTACTTCATACATATGTGAATACatcattttgtaaaccttaaggtcTTATATAAATGAGGATTAACATCCATATGCTGACAGCTAGATAGTGCAACAGACAAGAGTCCCAGGACTGAAcccagaaagacccaagttcataaATGAAGTTggacactggctgtgtgatcctggacaagtcacttaaccctggttgcttcagtttcctcatctataaaataagctggagaaggaaatggcactctGCCTTCTAGGTGATTCCCAAATCTACAAATCTAATTCTAATCTTTCTTCTGAGCTATATCAGGATCATCAATTGCCTTTTGGATATCTTGAATCTGATGTGCTGTAGGCATCTCAAATGCAACATGTcctaaatagaaattatttttcctcagtcctctcctcttctgaacttctctGGTACTGTCCAAGGTACCACAAACCTCTCAGTTCCTCAAGCTTGAAACCTCAGTGCCACCCTAAACTTGTCACTCTTTCACTCCACAGATCAAATCCacaagccaaatcatttcattattACCTTCACAACATGTCTTCCTTCCACTCACTCATCACCTTGCACCCAGGCTATTGCAATAGATTTCTAGTTGGTCTTCCTGCCACTTCTCTCCCTATTTCAAactatcctccactcagctgccaaagtgactCCTAAAACCATAAACCTGATTATGTTATCCACACCTCACACCTCAATGAACTCTGTTAGgtccctattatctccaggatcagcTAAAACTGTTaaacatttaaagctcttcataacttGATCCCTTCATACCTTTCAAGCCTTCTTATTTTGTTTGGGGTCTTTAagaagactagcacctctggtggcttgccaagtccttttcaggtTTCTTCGTCCACCTTTGGTATCCACCTGATTAACTCAACTCTTATCTATGACTCCAAGAAACCATAGCATGCCACACCTTGGTAAAACCATCTGGGCAAATAGACTAAACCAAGTTGAGAGTAACCAATAGGCCTCAAGTCCATTAAGTTCATTATTTACCTATCCCAGATATGTGAAAACTTCCCCTAATGGAATGGgataatgagaacaatttgtttcagtgGCCATTGAAGGTGGCTGTATCAGGTGCTATGGAGCTCTTAGAGCTGGGTCAGACATCAAAGTTGCCAAAGTCATCCAGTAAATCCTGGACCattgtcagtcatcttgacttctaTCACTCTGCTGAACTTTTttactgatgactttgtgcaactgtttcaaatccaattcatactcaaatcaagacatcacctgtGATATCATTAatgctctttgaaaatgaaggacaaggtaggggcggctaggtggcacagtggataaagcaccagccctggagtcaggagtacctgggttcaaatccggtctcagacacttaataattacctagccgtgtggccttgggcaagccacttaaccccatttgccttgcaaaaaaaaacaaccttacaaaaaaaaatgaaaatgaaggacaagcagcaGCAACAACCTTACTCCCTTCTATGAACTCTATGATCCACACTGGTAGTCATTCCTCCAATTTGATTATCCCCCTTGCCTGAAAatgctctctctttcttctcacaTAAGCCTCTTTAGTTTATTAACTTCTTCATTAGCTCAAAGCATGTCTAAAGGATATCTTTCTCAGTTTTCCCAAGTTGCTAGTGTCTTCTCTGAAATTCTCCTCTTAAAGAAACAGTTCAATAAAACGGAAAGTTATGCACAGGAACAAGTCCTTTCTGCAGTTGTAAAGAGAACCAGATTACCaaaattttgaatgtttttttccaaagaatAAGTTTACATTTGGATGTAAGTATGTTATCAGTTATAATTTACAACTTGCAGAGGatccaaaaacataaaaaaaggtgaactttATATCTTGAAATTATTTCACATTCTTATTATCAACAAGATTTTGCATAGTTAGGACAAATGACCTCCCTAGATTAAAATAACATTTGAGCCCAGTTTAAGAATCGTGTTAAGAATTTATGGCTCAGTCAAGAACCACAACTTTTTACAACTTTATAATTTCCTGAGGGCAGGAGACGCCACCCCCAGAGGAGCGTCCGGCGGAGCCGTCGCCCGAAGACTCGCCGGCCTCCAAGAGGTCGCTGTGGAAGAGCCCGCGGAGCCCCCCGAAGCCGGCTGGGCACTAACGTCCAACGGCAACGTGGTGGCACGCCTTGGACAAGCTGGGAGACGACCACCTCTGCCTCATCCGGAATATTAAGCACTGCGATGGCAGTCACAGGACTCATGGTACTGGGAAGAAGCATTAAATTGACAACCAAATTTGTAAGTCCTTCAAATATTCCATTGGATTTTATTAGAAAAAACGTTAAATTACGAGGACGACTACACCGGGTAACTGAAAGAGGGCTGGAACTGGAGCATATTCCCATTACCATCCCTCTAATTTCAAGATGGAAAAGTCAGCCCTATGAGGTTTTGCTGATAAAGATAGCCAGAGTGGAACTCACTGATGCTGGTCCAGTGTGCTTGAGAAACGAGTTGAGAGACCTTACCGAACTCTGTGGTTCCAGCTGCTGGCAAGGGAAAACTTATCACTTCTTTGTTACCTGCTGATGAATAGAGGCATGTATTTTACTGTAAGTTTGAACGAAGAGATTTTAAGAAGAGGGCTTGGCAGAACTGTTCTTTATCAAAGAACTAGATCATAACTCCAAGGCGTATTGGACAATTCACAAGAACCTACTAAGAGCAGAGCTAGAAGCTGTAAGAACTGGCGCaggaatttggaaggaagagattgagaaatTGAATCATGTAGAGAAATTTAAAGATTCATGGAGAGAAATATGGACCAAAGAGAATCCTTTCAAGAGAAGACTATCATGGCGGTTGAACCCAGAGAAAGAATCCTATTATGAAAAGTTAAAACAACAGTCTGAAAACTATAAAAGTAAAGTAAGTAATTGCACTTTTATATTAAAGGTCAGAGAGGTTCTGAGTCATGTGAAACTTGGTAGAAGATAGTGAAATTTTGGAAGATTTCTAGAGGTCGTTGGAAAATATCCGAGAATCCATGAAGTTATGTATGTTTCCTTGAGAAGTATTGATGAGAAAGCCCCAAACTATCAGAGTTTTAGACTTTGTAAGAAGAAAACCTCTAATGGGatttgaatgttttaaaaaagatgacGGTTGTATATTTTAGTTCAGAATTTAAACAGATTCTAATGAGTGTGCTTTTTAATGTACTTTCATGGAAATGAAAAATACTCTGTAATAAATCACCAAGTTTCAGGTTGTACAAGAATTATGATGTCATTTTAAAAAGACTGTCTAAAACAACTTTATAGTTtccttttattgaatattttaataaaacttgTTCAAATTCAATATTGTCCTTATTATGGGCTCTTAACATTTATTGGACCAAAAATTCAGGGATGTTCTGGAGCTGACTTCTCATAAGGGCctattgttaaaattttttagaGTGAGCTTTGACACCTGAAATCAACAtggattgatttattgttttgttggttgtataaaaaaagaatgaagaaaacattaaCAATGGAAATTAAACTTGAAAGTCTGTAGTGTgtttgtgggggaagggagagaattggtTGTTGAACATTTACAAGCACACCCTAAATATTTCTGGCTTCAAGTCCATTCAGGTTGCAGAGTGTGGaacaataaaacataatttaatgCCTGAGTAAATTGGCTCAGTGGATTAAGAGCTGGACCTAaagtccctggacaagtcatttaacttctttttgccctaatccattggagaaggaagtgacaaaccacACTaggatatttgccaagaaaatcctatgtATAGGATGTCTAAGGTCCATAGAGtcacgactgaacaacaaccacaacaaaaccaaaagcaagagggtagcatttctatatactgaTCTATCCCAATTGCCTTGGTTCAAGAGCAAGATGTTTGGACAAgtgatatttataaatttgaaacagCAGAAATGACAAAAGACAAGATCTGGACTTAATTCTGATGCTTCTGCTCCTTCTTTTGGTGAATTCTTTCTAGAACTTCCATTTGAGAGAAATGACTTCGACTAGCCTGAGCCATATTCTTTGGATTATATTTCCATGTCCAACCTTCCCTATCTCATCTTCCACTTTTCAGCTTTCTTGtatgaattgttttcttccattagactgtgagctgtATGTATACTTTGCCTAGCTCACAGTAGttgcaaaataaatgtttattgtctaaTTCTGATTCTGGATTTCATCTCAGAACAAATTAAAGTTACAGTCCCAAAAGGTTCTATGTCACCCAGCATTTTCTACTGGTTAGAACTTAGATCAGTGTGGAGTTGTTCATAATATCTGACCAATAACAGTAACAGTAGAACAACTTGgttacacagtggataaagaattggatctggagtcatcttattgagttcaaatcttatttcaaacacctactagctgtgtgatcctggggaagtcacttaaccccatttgcctcagtttcctcatctataaatgaattgcaaaaggaaatggcaaaccactttgagAATCTCatcaaagaaaaccccaaatagagtcaggaagagtcagacaggtTTGAAAAACCATTGAACAACAAAAACCTGATTAGCATTTAAAACATCTATCCCTTGTAGTCATTAACCTTATAGACAAGGTCTCTCTAAaagcttttatctttttttcctttcttccccaattAACACCTTCTGATACTACTGCTAATcattacaaatgaataaaataatgactTTCTGGAATTTTACCAAAAAGGTGAATACATGCCATTTCAATATATTGATTGGctatgctgatttttttccctttctttgtttttaaaaaatttttgttatatttgactgtctgggaaggggagaaagaagtatattggaaaaaattatgatgatgcaaaaacaaaagacatcaataaaaacttaaattttatatagatgtataaaattatatatctatataaaataagtTTGCTTATAGTCAGAAAGGCAATAGTTAGAATTAGCCTTGGTGGCCCACATTAGCTATTAGGCAAAAGTGCTTTAGACTGTGGTCTGTAAATCCAAGGTTGAACAGCAACTCTCATGTTCTGGGATCTCTGAGGGGACCCTTTCCACAACAAGTAGGCTTTAAGACTGATTTGTCTGTATGATGGCTTGATGCAGAAAGTGTAGCCCTGGTAATGACAGTCTTTACACATGACAGCAAATCACAAATTCATCAGACACAAAGGTCTGGAAGCagtttgcttttttaatattGTTCCATCTTTTTGAGCATTACATAACTAACAGTTGGGGGAATAAGAATCTATAGtggggggcagataggtggtacagtagatagagcaccagccctggagtcaaggacctgagttcaactctggaatcagatacttaataattacctagctgtgtgacctcaggcaagtcacttaaccccattgccttgcaaaaaaaccccacaatctACCAAAAACCTGTGGTGCACACCAATCAATTTACAATTTGCCCAGTTAGTTTCCATAGAGTCTATAATCATCTGGTTGATACAGTGGAGGGATCTTGATGCCagagacaggaaaacctgagatGAAATCTAACTACAGACACTTAGGAGCTGTgttccctgggtaagtcacttgacccctgtatgcctcattttcctcatctgtaaaatgagggtaataatggCACCTGGGTTATTGGATCAAATGatcatatttattaagtgcttagaaATCCTTAAagtattaattatataaatgattattttcaacCATTTAGTtattgcttatttatttgttatgaatatttacaaaaaaatgtttattatttattttaaaatataactattattattgtagTTATAATACATTAACTATTattaatacatgtatataatatataattataattgatATAATACAATTAAATATATCTATTATTATAGTAGTTAATTACAAATCACTTCTGTACTGTAAATGTAAGCTTTACAAGCTATTTCTCTTAACAGACTGTCATAGAAATCACAATCTGGCAGAGGGAGGAGAGGTAGATAATATCTCTGGgagttgtttttctaattactttGATTTCAGATTTATGATTCACAAAGATTTCCCTTGTTTTCATACACATTTCTGTAGCTTCCTTCCTCATAGAgctcattgaaataattttaggATATTTTAAAAGGCTGGGAATTCACTTTTCTTCAAAGAGCTAAGTAAACTTTCTTGTAGGGTTTCTGCCAATGAAGTAGATATCAGTAGGTCCCCAGCTTCCCTGGAGACATCAGAGTCTAGAACAGTTAACCTTTTAGCTGGTCTTTCTCACTGGATTCAGAGATACCACAGTGAATTTGTAGCATGAAGTATGAAGCCAAGAGACTGGCTGGAGGTCACAATTCAGTACTTCTTGTAGTACAGATTAGATCACTTAAACTTCTTTGGAGACAGCGCTTGCAAATTTGATTATAGCAATAAAGTCAATTTGACTGGAGTGAGTTGGCTAATTCTGTTGAAGATAAATCAATGAAGTCTACTTGGAAATGGGAGAAAGGCTAGGTACCTTTAGGTATAGTAAAATAATCATTACATCAGAGATGGTTTTTCCAAGATTATAATGCTGACAAATAACAACACTAAACGCCTTCCTTTTGGTGATGCTTGAAACTGGCCAATGAGAATCTTAACAGAGAATGAGACTCAATCCAGTGGTCATCAGGGGATTTTCCAGGCATCCTGAATTATTGCTTCTTCACTCCTTTAGAAGGACCTTGATCTCAACTCAGGAAAAAGAAAGGtggtaaaaaggagagaaatgactAAATATGCTATTACATCAACAAGTAGGTATCCATTACCCTGAGAGGAGGGAGAATTCCCAGAAAAAAGGTTCAAGAAGGCACTAAAGCAATTATTCACTGGAAGATATCCCTGGATTGTTGCATCATTATTAATATCAGTGATAATAGCATTTGTAAAGCTTCTTAaaattgcaaagtactttacaaatagaatcttatttgatccttacaataactttgggaataattacctagctgtgtggccttgggcaagccacttaaccccatttgccttgcaaaaacctaacccccccccaataacTTTGGGAGATAGATATTGCTgtcccatttacagatgaggaaactgaggtagattggggtttaatgacttgcccagggtcacatagctggttcAGTATCTGAGGTCCTTATGACTCCAGGAGCTGTGCTCTAGGTACTGCTACTGCTAGCTGTCTTGGTACTACCTCTCCTATTTGTTTTCTGTTTGAAAAAAGATATCAACTATGGTATGAATTCTCTCAGTTGCAAGAATTTTTAGTCTCTCAGAAAGAACATGACTGGTACAGGTAACCATAATTTAACAGAACCAGAATTTGCATTTAGAAGATTTATGTCTGAAATAGGCAAGATGATACCTCCAAAAAGACCAAAAAGATATCATGATGTTGGGGACAATgcacagtgtgtctgactatgatCAATCATatcaatatgaacttggaaggcTTTGCCATAGGTCCATATGATCATTCAAGTTCATATGATCATTTGGGAGGGaggattttctaaattttcaaatcaagataatgtagggcagctaggtggtacagtggatagagcaccagccctggaatcaggagaacctgagttcaaaaccagcctcaaacacttaataattgcctagctgggtgacctggaacaagtcacttaaccccattgccttaaataaaaaaaaattttaaagataatgtattagaaaaatacaaactgaagcacaatTTTCTGATGGACCTTAGCAATGAAGATACTATTTACATATTGCCTAGTGACACATCAGGAACAGATAGATGGGACCAGACTCAGATCTGATGTGAGGTTTGGCTATACAGATCGAGGCTGTCACAGAACTCCTTAGGAAGTCTGGTCTAGGTCATTAGGTCAATCTGGAAAGCAAGTAAGTTTTTAGGATAGAGGTGAACAgagtggaaaggaaaagaaatcagtaGGCACATAAGATATTTTGCAATTAGAGGAGTCAAAAGAATCACATAGGCTAGATTTGGCCCAGTTACCTTGGAATAACAATCATTGGTAATGCCTGTTGTGAAAGAGAGTGCTGA
This region includes:
- the C1H3orf33 gene encoding LOW QUALITY PROTEIN: protein C3orf33 homolog (The sequence of the model RefSeq protein was modified relative to this genomic sequence to represent the inferred CDS: deleted 3 bases in 2 codons), with amino-acid sequence MAVTGLMVLGRSIKLTTKFVSPSNIPLDFIRKNVKLRGRLHRVTERGLELEHIPITIPLISRWKSQPYEVLLIKIARVELTDAGPVCLRNELRPYRTLWFQLLARENLSLLCYLLMNRGMYFTVSLNEEILRRGLGRTVLIKELDHNSKAYWTIHKNLLRAELEAVRTGAGIWKEEIEKLNHVEKFKDSWREIWTKENPFKRRLSWRLNPEKESYYEKLKQQSENYKSKVSNCTFILKVREVLSHVKLGRR